In Leucobacter sp. CX169, a single genomic region encodes these proteins:
- a CDS encoding PLDc N-terminal domain-containing protein translates to MVRFGIIGIVVGVAFTLYALVDAAMSDGSRARGVSKPIWVVLIVVLPVIGGVLWFLIGKARGDAPSSSAPDDDPRFTGRSGSQREVDARLKDLEAQLKALDDEVYPGEVAPGDAAPGDGPRPTGPDAGPIDPNRDPNHS, encoded by the coding sequence ATGGTGAGGTTCGGAATTATCGGCATTGTGGTGGGCGTCGCTTTTACGCTCTACGCGCTCGTGGACGCGGCGATGAGCGACGGCTCCCGGGCCCGCGGTGTCTCCAAGCCAATCTGGGTGGTGCTCATCGTGGTGCTGCCCGTGATCGGCGGCGTGCTCTGGTTCCTGATCGGCAAGGCCCGCGGCGATGCACCCAGCTCGTCCGCGCCCGACGACGACCCGCGGTTCACGGGCCGTTCCGGGTCGCAGCGCGAGGTTGACGCCCGCCTGAAGGACCTCGAAGCGCAGCTCAAAGCACTCGATGACGAGGTGTACCCCGGCGAGGTCGCTCCCGGAGATGCGGCCCCGGGGGACGGCCCGCGTCCCACTGGCCCCGATGCCGGGCCGATTGATCCGAACCGCGACCCGAACCACTCGTGA
- a CDS encoding 1,4-dihydroxy-2-naphthoyl-CoA synthase yields the protein MTQVSELFDPSVWQPAPGSAGYTDITAHLSLDGRIARIAFNRPEVRNAFRPHTVDELYDALERARVNSKVGVVLLTGNGPSQKDGGWAFCSGGDQRIRGRDGYQYSDSDSAEGVDPARSGRLHILEVQRLIRFMPKVVIALVPGWAAGGGHSLNVVCDLSIASREEARFKQTDADVGSFDAGYGSAYFAKQIGQKNAREIFFLAREYSAQRAYEMGAVNAVVPHAELEATGIEWAREILGKSPTAIRMLKYAFNAVDDGLVGQQLFAGEATRLAYGTDEAVEGRDSFLEKRDPDWSPFPYHY from the coding sequence ATGACGCAGGTATCCGAACTCTTCGACCCGTCCGTCTGGCAGCCCGCTCCGGGATCTGCGGGCTACACGGACATCACGGCGCACCTCAGCCTCGACGGCCGGATCGCGCGGATCGCCTTCAACCGGCCCGAGGTGCGCAACGCCTTCCGGCCGCACACGGTCGACGAGCTGTACGACGCGCTCGAGCGGGCGCGTGTGAACTCGAAGGTCGGAGTGGTGCTGCTCACCGGGAACGGCCCGAGCCAGAAGGACGGCGGATGGGCGTTCTGCTCGGGCGGCGACCAGCGCATCCGGGGCCGCGACGGGTACCAGTACTCGGACTCGGACTCGGCGGAGGGCGTCGACCCCGCGCGCTCCGGCCGCCTACACATCCTTGAGGTGCAGCGCCTCATCCGGTTCATGCCGAAGGTCGTCATCGCGCTGGTGCCTGGCTGGGCGGCCGGCGGCGGGCACTCGCTGAACGTGGTGTGCGACCTGTCAATCGCTTCGCGTGAGGAGGCCCGGTTCAAACAGACCGATGCCGATGTCGGCTCGTTCGACGCGGGGTACGGCAGCGCCTACTTCGCGAAGCAGATTGGGCAGAAGAACGCCCGCGAGATCTTCTTCCTCGCCCGCGAGTACTCTGCGCAGCGCGCGTACGAGATGGGCGCGGTGAACGCGGTCGTGCCGCACGCCGAGCTCGAGGCCACCGGCATCGAGTGGGCCCGCGAGATCCTCGGGAAGTCGCCCACCGCGATCCGCATGCTGAAGTACGCGTTCAACGCGGTGGACGACGGGCTTGTCGGGCAGCAGCTGTTCGCGGGGGAGGCGACGCGGCTCGCGTACGGCACCGACGAGGCCGTCGAGGGGCGCGACTCGTTCCTCGAGAAGCGCGACCCCGACTGGTCGCCGTTCCCGTACCACTACTAG
- a CDS encoding DUF4229 domain-containing protein — translation MNSRSAWLTYSLLRIAFFAVPFGVLYAIGWAWWLALLVATLIAVALSVLVLHKQRSAASESIYAWRNRDRTADDIAEDAAIDGVDPARPEASQQ, via the coding sequence GTGAACTCCCGCTCCGCTTGGCTGACCTACTCCCTGCTCCGCATCGCCTTTTTCGCGGTGCCCTTTGGCGTCCTGTACGCAATCGGCTGGGCTTGGTGGCTCGCGCTGCTCGTCGCCACGCTGATCGCGGTTGCGCTCTCGGTGTTGGTGCTGCACAAGCAGCGTTCGGCGGCTTCCGAGAGCATCTACGCGTGGCGCAATCGGGACCGCACGGCGGACGACATTGCCGAGGACGCCGCCATCGACGGCGTGGATCCTGCCCGCCCCGAGGCCTCGCAGCAGTAG
- a CDS encoding MFS transporter produces MSASAPTQSAPLTQPLLVPGPAWRRWMALAVLMLPVLLIAIDNTVLGFALPQISLDFGADGTMLLWIVDAYPLVLAGLLVTMGSLSDRFGRRRLLLLGGIGFTAVSVSVIFVESAAGLIAVRALLGVFGAMLMPAVLSLIRNLFTDRNERRTALAIFAGGFSSGAALGPVLGGVLLESFHWHSVFLLAIPVLVPMLILMPIFVPESRDPNPGPISFPDMFLSIAALGPAVLAIKTIGSHGFTPTVFISAAISIIAGLWFARRQLTREHPLLDLRLFTNAPFAGSVAANLLAVFSLTGFLYFASQYLQLALGIRPLIAGLVLLPGTVVMVLAGLAAVRIVRRIPVNRVMASGLVLSSLGYLILTLVGDRASALSIAVAFFVMAIGIGAAETLSNDAIISAVPAARAGSASAISETAYEVGAVLGTAVLGSIITASYRGAIELPAGLSAEQQALAGETLGGAVNVATNLPAGLADELMVAANHAFASGVTLTSTIGAIVVALSAVLTLIALRTPAQVARGQRDRRMRARSTAE; encoded by the coding sequence ATGTCTGCCTCGGCACCCACGCAGTCCGCCCCCCTCACCCAGCCCCTCCTCGTTCCCGGCCCCGCCTGGCGACGATGGATGGCGCTGGCCGTGCTCATGCTGCCGGTACTGCTGATCGCGATCGACAACACGGTGCTCGGCTTCGCCCTGCCCCAGATCTCGCTTGACTTCGGGGCAGACGGCACGATGCTCTTGTGGATCGTCGACGCCTACCCGCTCGTGCTCGCTGGCCTGCTCGTCACGATGGGCAGCCTGAGCGACCGCTTCGGGCGCCGTCGCCTCCTCCTGCTGGGCGGCATTGGCTTCACCGCGGTCTCGGTTTCGGTGATCTTCGTTGAGTCTGCCGCCGGTCTGATCGCCGTGCGTGCGCTGCTCGGCGTCTTCGGCGCGATGCTCATGCCCGCCGTGCTCTCGCTCATCCGCAACCTATTCACCGACCGGAATGAGCGCCGCACCGCCCTCGCGATCTTCGCCGGCGGCTTCTCATCGGGCGCCGCGCTCGGCCCCGTGCTCGGCGGCGTACTGCTCGAGTCGTTCCACTGGCACTCGGTGTTCCTGCTCGCGATCCCGGTGCTCGTGCCGATGCTGATCCTGATGCCGATCTTCGTGCCCGAGTCTCGCGACCCGAACCCCGGTCCGATCTCGTTCCCCGACATGTTCCTGTCGATCGCGGCGCTCGGCCCGGCCGTGCTCGCGATCAAGACGATCGGCAGCCACGGCTTCACGCCGACCGTGTTCATCTCGGCCGCCATCAGCATCATCGCCGGCCTCTGGTTCGCACGCCGGCAGCTGACGCGCGAGCACCCGCTGCTCGATTTGCGCCTCTTCACGAACGCCCCGTTCGCGGGGTCGGTCGCCGCGAACCTGCTCGCCGTGTTCTCGCTCACGGGCTTCCTGTACTTCGCCTCGCAGTACCTGCAGCTCGCGCTCGGCATCCGCCCACTCATCGCCGGCCTCGTCCTGCTTCCCGGCACCGTCGTGATGGTCCTCGCGGGGCTCGCGGCGGTCCGCATAGTTCGCCGGATCCCCGTGAACCGCGTCATGGCGAGCGGCCTCGTGCTCTCGAGCCTCGGCTACCTGATCTTGACGCTCGTCGGCGATCGCGCGAGCGCGCTCAGCATCGCCGTCGCCTTCTTCGTCATGGCCATCGGCATCGGCGCAGCCGAGACCCTGTCGAACGACGCCATCATCTCGGCGGTGCCCGCGGCCCGCGCGGGGTCGGCCTCGGCCATCTCCGAGACCGCCTACGAGGTGGGCGCGGTGCTCGGCACTGCCGTGCTCGGCAGCATCATCACCGCCTCATACCGCGGCGCAATCGAGCTACCCGCCGGGCTCAGCGCCGAACAGCAGGCGCTCGCGGGCGAGACGCTCGGCGGCGCGGTGAACGTGGCGACCAACCTGCCGGCGGGCCTCGCCGACGAGCTCATGGTGGCCGCCAACCACGCCTTCGCGAGCGGCGTGACGCTCACGTCAACCATCGGCGCGATCGTCGTCGCGCTGTCCGCCGTGCTCACGCTGATCGCGCTGCGGACACCGGCGCAGGTCGCTCGCGGCCAGCGCGATCGACGCATGCGCGCCAGAAGCACGGCAGAATAG
- a CDS encoding 1,4-dihydroxy-2-naphthoate polyprenyltransferase: MSTRQDGGHTHQRKDPRRSGNPARRAAADHRVELGESARITWRDWVGAARLRTLPLALAPIAAAAGIALSMRSFSLPLTLLALAVAVLLQIGVNYSNDYSDGIRGTDEHRVGPARLTASGLVPPRRVLVTALVFFGLAAVAGLAAVLISERWWFLAIGAVAIIAAWFYTGGKRPYGYLGLGELFVFIFFGLVATVGTVWLQSDIVPQEAWFAGIGIGLFAVATLISNNVRDIPTDRLAGKRTLAVLIGDRASRVLYCVCMIVPFGFFAVFGLFYPGLVLGWLVLALALPACVIMVMAKTPRELILVLKLTSFTGLAYGIALGAGVGF; the protein is encoded by the coding sequence GTGAGCACTCGGCAGGATGGCGGGCACACCCACCAGCGCAAGGACCCGCGGCGATCCGGCAACCCGGCACGTCGCGCGGCCGCCGACCACCGCGTGGAGCTCGGGGAGTCCGCCCGCATCACCTGGCGCGACTGGGTCGGGGCGGCGCGGCTTCGCACGCTCCCCCTCGCGCTCGCGCCGATCGCGGCCGCGGCCGGCATCGCACTGTCCATGCGTTCGTTCTCACTCCCCCTCACCCTGCTGGCCCTCGCCGTCGCGGTCCTGCTGCAGATTGGCGTGAACTACTCGAACGACTACTCCGACGGGATCCGCGGAACCGACGAGCACCGGGTCGGGCCGGCCCGGCTCACCGCGTCCGGCCTCGTGCCGCCTCGCCGAGTCCTCGTCACCGCGCTGGTGTTCTTCGGGCTCGCGGCCGTCGCGGGACTCGCCGCGGTGCTGATCAGCGAGCGCTGGTGGTTCCTCGCGATCGGCGCGGTGGCGATCATCGCCGCCTGGTTCTACACGGGCGGCAAGCGCCCCTACGGCTACCTCGGCCTCGGTGAGCTCTTCGTCTTCATCTTCTTCGGCCTCGTCGCGACCGTCGGCACCGTCTGGTTGCAGAGCGACATCGTGCCGCAGGAGGCCTGGTTCGCGGGCATCGGCATCGGCCTGTTCGCCGTGGCGACGCTGATTTCGAACAACGTCCGGGACATCCCGACCGATCGCCTCGCGGGCAAGCGCACGCTCGCGGTGCTCATCGGCGACCGCGCCTCGCGCGTGCTCTACTGCGTCTGCATGATCGTGCCGTTCGGGTTCTTCGCGGTGTTCGGGCTGTTCTACCCGGGCCTCGTGCTCGGGTGGCTGGTGCTCGCGCTCGCGTTGCCCGCCTGCGTGATCATGGTGATGGCGAAGACGCCCCGTGAACTGATCCTGGTCCTCAAGCTCACGAGCTTCACGGGCCTCGCGTACGGCATCGCGCTCGGCGCCGGCGTCGGGTTCTAG
- a CDS encoding aminotransferase class I/II-fold pyridoxal phosphate-dependent enzyme, translated as MLNETAASKPARESAQQAGVRPGGGQDPVEPTALTPESYAARSPRSAAAAERGADVLERDPGMPSSTWRLRSDAWEYLRYAVKLLALGDADARDNAGQSEIRRSLRALQTIEMYWAGFGQRYVAAIGELIEAEEYLTALDRIGAVMQRMRGAGSLDSIDRDELTTELPDDPETPEDLGGGRHRFEVLVVDEMSATDRDALKAEMMRMRAPGDQFIYELVIVPSAEDALAAALTNPNIQACVIRPGFSTRSRQPLSRDLRETLALAAAENTSLDARSTTALSSVQRVMRLADTLAGIRPELDLYLVAGAHIEDLAGALTRRFRRVFRREDRLELHLSLLRRISHLYDTPFFTAIQEHARRPAGVFHALPISRGGSVAGSKWIRDMVDFYGLNLLLAETSATSGGLDSLLAPVHTLKKAQELAARAFGSKQTFFVTNGTSTANKIVHQALVAPDDVVIVDRNCHKSHHHALMLSGARVAYLDAYPLNDYAFYGAVPINRIKQLLLDYRAAGRLDEVRMVTLTNCTFDGIVYDPERVMAECLAIKPDLVFLWDEAWFAFAAFHPVTRHRTAMAAAKRLEQRLKSAEHAAEYAEQRARLFDAKTGKPAADEAWLAERLLPSPNARVRVYATQSTHKTLTALRQGSMIHVRDQDWRLDSEESFHEAYMTHTSTSPNYQILASLDLGRRQVELEGFELVQRQLDLATSLASAVARHPLLRRTFRVLSAHELIPAEYRETNRPMPLRDGLATMWAAWTRDEFVVDPSRITIEISRTGVDGDTFKHEHLMDRYGIQVNKTSRNTVLFMTNIGTSRSAVAYLIEVLVKLAERFEEDRDSLGLAPLGSHRASQEALGGGFSAEPADVMPPLPDFSAFAERFRAPGHAGTGDLPDGDIRSAFYAGQRRTGVEYVSPAELRRRVEAGERPVSAGFVTPYPPGFPVLVPGQVVSREVLDFMAVLDTREIHGFDAAAGYRVLREG; from the coding sequence ATGCTGAACGAGACCGCGGCGAGCAAGCCGGCACGCGAGAGCGCCCAGCAGGCGGGTGTGCGCCCCGGCGGCGGGCAGGATCCTGTCGAGCCGACCGCATTGACGCCGGAATCGTACGCCGCCCGGTCCCCTCGTTCCGCGGCCGCCGCCGAGCGCGGCGCTGACGTGCTCGAGCGCGATCCCGGCATGCCGTCCAGCACCTGGCGCCTGCGCAGCGACGCCTGGGAGTACCTCCGCTATGCGGTGAAGCTGCTCGCACTCGGCGACGCGGACGCCCGTGACAACGCCGGCCAGAGCGAGATCCGCCGGTCGCTGCGCGCCCTCCAAACCATCGAGATGTACTGGGCCGGGTTCGGTCAGCGCTACGTGGCCGCCATCGGCGAGCTCATCGAAGCCGAGGAGTACCTCACTGCGCTCGACCGCATCGGTGCCGTCATGCAGCGCATGCGCGGGGCGGGCTCGCTCGACTCGATCGACCGCGACGAGCTCACCACCGAGCTGCCCGACGACCCCGAGACTCCCGAAGACCTCGGCGGCGGCCGGCACCGCTTCGAGGTGCTCGTGGTCGACGAGATGAGCGCCACCGACCGCGACGCTCTCAAGGCCGAGATGATGCGCATGCGCGCGCCCGGCGACCAGTTCATCTACGAGCTCGTGATCGTGCCGAGCGCGGAGGACGCGCTCGCCGCCGCGCTCACGAACCCGAACATCCAGGCCTGCGTGATCCGCCCCGGCTTCTCGACCCGCAGCCGCCAACCCCTCAGCCGCGACCTGCGCGAGACCCTGGCGCTCGCCGCCGCGGAGAACACGAGCCTGGACGCGCGCTCGACCACTGCCCTCTCGTCGGTGCAGCGCGTGATGCGCCTGGCCGACACGCTCGCAGGGATCCGCCCCGAGCTCGACCTGTACCTCGTCGCCGGCGCGCACATCGAGGACCTCGCGGGTGCCCTCACGCGCCGATTCCGCCGAGTGTTCCGCCGCGAGGACCGCCTCGAGCTGCACCTCTCGCTGCTGCGCCGCATCTCGCACCTCTACGACACCCCCTTCTTCACCGCGATCCAGGAACACGCGCGCCGCCCGGCCGGCGTCTTCCATGCCCTGCCGATCTCGCGCGGCGGCTCGGTCGCCGGCTCCAAGTGGATCCGCGACATGGTCGACTTCTACGGCCTCAATCTGCTGCTCGCCGAGACGAGCGCCACCTCGGGCGGCCTCGACTCGCTGCTCGCCCCGGTCCACACCCTCAAGAAGGCGCAGGAACTCGCGGCCCGCGCGTTCGGCTCGAAGCAGACCTTCTTCGTGACCAACGGCACCTCGACCGCGAACAAGATCGTGCATCAGGCGCTCGTCGCCCCCGACGACGTCGTCATCGTCGACCGCAACTGTCACAAGTCGCACCATCACGCGCTGATGCTCTCGGGCGCCCGCGTCGCCTACCTCGACGCGTACCCGCTCAACGACTACGCGTTCTACGGCGCCGTGCCCATCAACCGAATCAAGCAGCTGCTGCTCGACTACCGCGCGGCCGGACGCCTCGACGAGGTGCGCATGGTGACGCTCACCAATTGCACCTTCGACGGCATCGTCTACGACCCCGAGCGCGTGATGGCGGAGTGCCTCGCGATCAAGCCCGACCTCGTCTTCTTGTGGGACGAGGCCTGGTTCGCGTTCGCGGCCTTCCACCCCGTCACCCGCCACCGCACCGCGATGGCGGCGGCGAAACGGCTCGAGCAGCGTCTCAAGAGCGCCGAGCACGCCGCCGAGTACGCCGAGCAGCGCGCGCGTCTCTTCGACGCGAAGACGGGGAAGCCCGCGGCCGACGAGGCCTGGCTCGCCGAGCGCCTGCTGCCGAGCCCGAACGCCCGGGTACGCGTCTACGCCACGCAGTCAACGCACAAGACGCTGACGGCGCTGCGCCAGGGGTCGATGATCCACGTGCGCGACCAGGACTGGCGCCTCGACAGCGAGGAGTCCTTCCACGAGGCTTACATGACGCACACGTCGACCTCGCCGAACTACCAGATCCTCGCCTCGCTCGACCTCGGCCGGCGCCAGGTCGAGCTCGAGGGCTTTGAACTGGTGCAGCGCCAGCTTGACCTCGCGACGAGCCTCGCGAGCGCCGTCGCCCGCCACCCCCTGCTGCGCCGCACGTTCCGCGTGCTCAGTGCGCACGAGCTGATCCCTGCCGAGTACCGCGAGACGAACCGTCCGATGCCGCTGCGCGACGGCCTCGCGACCATGTGGGCGGCCTGGACTCGCGACGAGTTCGTGGTCGACCCCAGCCGCATCACGATCGAGATCAGCCGCACCGGGGTCGACGGTGACACGTTTAAGCACGAGCACCTGATGGACCGTTACGGCATTCAGGTGAACAAGACGAGCCGCAACACGGTGCTCTTCATGACGAACATCGGCACGTCGCGCAGCGCGGTCGCCTACCTGATCGAGGTGCTCGTCAAGCTCGCCGAACGCTTCGAGGAGGACCGCGACTCGCTCGGGCTCGCCCCGCTCGGCTCTCACCGTGCGAGCCAGGAGGCGCTCGGCGGAGGCTTCTCCGCGGAGCCCGCGGACGTCATGCCCCCGCTGCCCGACTTCAGCGCGTTCGCCGAGCGGTTCCGCGCCCCCGGTCACGCGGGCACGGGCGACCTGCCGGACGGCGACATTCGCTCGGCGTTCTACGCGGGTCAGCGCCGCACGGGCGTCGAGTACGTTTCGCCCGCCGAGCTGCGCCGCCGGGTCGAGGCGGGCGAGCGCCCGGTCTCGGCAGGCTTCGTCACGCCCTACCCCCCGGGCTTCCCCGTCCTCGTCCCGGGCCAGGTCGTGAGCCGCGAGGTGCTCGACTTCATGGCGGTCCTCGACACCCGCGAGATTCACGGTTTCGACGCCGCCGCCGGGTATCGGGTGCTGCGCGAGGGGTAG
- the menD gene encoding 2-succinyl-5-enolpyruvyl-6-hydroxy-3-cyclohexene-1-carboxylic-acid synthase — MSVGSSAAPASLFAAGLLAELIQRGLRDVVVCPGSRSQALAFAAAEAEALGAIRLHVRIDERSAAFLALGLAKESGVPAAVVVTSGTAVANLIPAAAEAHHSRVPMLLLTADRPADMRGIRSNQTTVQAGLISAYTRLERDVAPPEDAGSADAASTDPASAGAALAAEAFLAATGRTGPAPGPVHLNLAFREPLSGGHGLVQAALDAAGHGPAAGVRAAAPTDEGDIYTHDGDSLAVVVAGAGAGDEAEAFAHAAGLPLLAEVVSGARFGREAIANAARLAGDENLGGLVERAIVFGHPTLSRQLPALLVRDDVETIVVDPAGEGIERYNPGRSARIVRAARVGEAHDPSAMRRWLGAWVLRDRELQAEQSTVHAPDLEAARATGYKERNAYARAEVAAMREPVTRELLAETIWRGTWPHDRLVLAASRLVRVLDGIAAPRKVRVHANRGLAGIDGTIATGLGIAIASQSSELPSQAAGVTRVLIGDLALLHDAGSLMLTEGEPRPRIQIFVGNDGGGGIFSGLEAGQSADRAAFDRVMFTPQHVNIEQLAAAYGWEYARVESRSELERAFTVPVAGPCIVEIPLTR, encoded by the coding sequence GTGAGTGTTGGCTCGTCCGCAGCTCCCGCGTCACTGTTCGCCGCGGGACTGCTTGCGGAGCTGATCCAACGGGGCCTTCGCGACGTCGTGGTGTGCCCCGGATCTCGCTCGCAGGCGCTCGCGTTTGCGGCCGCCGAGGCTGAGGCGCTCGGCGCCATTCGCCTGCACGTGCGCATTGACGAGCGCAGCGCCGCGTTTTTGGCTCTCGGGCTCGCAAAGGAATCGGGAGTTCCCGCAGCGGTCGTCGTGACGAGCGGCACCGCCGTCGCCAACCTCATTCCCGCGGCCGCCGAGGCGCACCACTCGCGCGTCCCGATGCTGCTGCTCACGGCCGATCGGCCGGCGGACATGCGCGGCATCCGCAGCAATCAAACCACGGTGCAGGCCGGGCTGATCTCCGCGTATACCCGGCTCGAGCGTGACGTCGCTCCGCCCGAGGACGCCGGCTCGGCCGACGCTGCCTCGACCGACCCCGCCTCGGCGGGCGCGGCACTCGCCGCGGAGGCGTTCCTGGCCGCCACGGGCCGGACCGGGCCAGCGCCCGGCCCCGTCCACCTGAACCTCGCGTTCCGCGAACCCCTGTCCGGCGGCCACGGGCTGGTCCAGGCCGCGCTTGACGCGGCCGGGCACGGTCCCGCTGCCGGGGTGCGTGCCGCGGCGCCCACCGACGAGGGCGATATCTACACGCACGACGGGGACTCGCTCGCCGTCGTCGTTGCGGGCGCTGGGGCCGGCGACGAGGCCGAGGCCTTCGCCCATGCTGCCGGGCTCCCCCTGCTCGCCGAGGTGGTCAGCGGCGCGCGCTTCGGGCGCGAGGCCATCGCGAACGCCGCGCGGCTCGCGGGCGACGAAAACCTGGGCGGGCTGGTTGAGCGCGCCATCGTCTTTGGCCACCCGACGCTGAGCCGACAGCTCCCCGCTCTGCTCGTCCGCGACGACGTCGAGACGATCGTGGTGGATCCTGCGGGGGAGGGCATCGAACGGTACAACCCCGGCCGCTCCGCGCGCATCGTGCGTGCCGCACGCGTGGGTGAAGCGCACGATCCGAGCGCGATGCGCCGCTGGCTCGGGGCGTGGGTCTTGCGAGATCGCGAGCTTCAGGCCGAGCAGTCGACCGTGCACGCGCCCGACCTCGAGGCGGCGCGTGCGACCGGGTACAAGGAACGCAACGCCTACGCGCGCGCCGAGGTGGCCGCGATGCGCGAGCCCGTCACGCGCGAGCTGCTGGCCGAGACGATCTGGCGGGGGACGTGGCCGCACGACCGCCTGGTGCTTGCCGCGTCGCGGCTCGTGCGCGTGCTCGACGGGATCGCCGCGCCGCGGAAGGTCCGGGTGCACGCAAATCGCGGCCTCGCCGGGATCGACGGCACGATCGCGACCGGGCTCGGCATCGCCATCGCCAGCCAGTCCAGCGAACTGCCCAGCCAGGCTGCTGGTGTCACCCGCGTGCTCATCGGTGACCTCGCTCTGCTGCACGACGCGGGCTCGCTCATGCTGACCGAGGGCGAGCCGCGGCCGCGCATCCAGATCTTCGTCGGCAACGACGGCGGCGGCGGAATTTTCTCGGGGCTTGAGGCCGGGCAGAGTGCCGACCGTGCGGCGTTCGATCGCGTGATGTTCACCCCACAGCATGTGAACATCGAGCAGCTCGCCGCCGCCTACGGCTGGGAGTACGCGCGCGTCGAGTCGCGATCCGAGCTCGAACGAGCGTTCACGGTGCCGGTCGCTGGCCCGTGCATTGTCGAAATTCCGCTGACGCGCTAG
- a CDS encoding AMP-binding protein, protein MNEQMPLRAVSVDDRPGLLCALREALAGGTPVLPVAAGQDPAAALAAACGPDGAVPPGTALVIRTSGSSGVPKSVALSAAALLASAEATHERLGGVGQWLVSLPTHLISGVQMLVRGIVAGADPVYLDGGFDPAAFFAVATQLTHERRYVSLVPVQLSRLLDFAESAPSEAEREALMSTLCRFDAVLVGGQATPLALRSRAHRYGIALRRSYGMTETAGGCVYDGVEIGDTLVRVRGGEVQLAGPTLALAYLGDQARTAEAFVYDGGVRWYRTGDAGELLGGMLTVTGRLDRVIISGGMNVSLDEVERVAGEQPGWAGAVAVGVADPEWGERPVLVRAEGASVEGFEEPAPFPEVREAVRRALGVAAAPEREVVLDDLPQLAGGKPDRAAIREHVARG, encoded by the coding sequence GTGAACGAGCAAATGCCCCTGCGGGCAGTTTCTGTTGATGACCGTCCGGGCCTCCTGTGTGCGTTGCGGGAGGCACTCGCGGGCGGCACCCCCGTTCTCCCGGTCGCGGCCGGGCAGGATCCCGCCGCTGCGCTCGCCGCCGCCTGCGGGCCCGACGGCGCGGTTCCGCCCGGAACAGCGCTGGTTATCCGGACCTCGGGATCGAGCGGCGTGCCGAAGTCGGTGGCGCTCTCGGCCGCCGCCTTGCTCGCGAGTGCCGAGGCCACGCACGAGCGGCTCGGCGGGGTGGGGCAGTGGCTCGTCTCGCTGCCCACTCACCTCATCTCCGGGGTGCAAATGCTGGTGCGCGGCATCGTCGCGGGCGCCGATCCCGTGTACCTCGACGGCGGCTTTGATCCCGCAGCCTTTTTCGCCGTGGCCACTCAGCTGACGCACGAGCGCCGTTACGTGTCGCTCGTGCCCGTGCAACTGAGTCGGTTGCTCGACTTCGCCGAATCTGCACCGAGCGAGGCCGAGCGCGAGGCGCTCATGTCGACCCTCTGCCGCTTTGATGCTGTCCTCGTTGGTGGCCAGGCCACGCCGCTCGCGCTGCGCAGTCGCGCGCACCGCTACGGCATTGCGCTCCGCCGCAGCTACGGCATGACCGAGACGGCCGGCGGATGTGTCTACGACGGCGTCGAGATCGGCGACACGCTCGTCCGCGTCCGCGGCGGCGAGGTGCAGCTGGCGGGGCCGACGCTCGCCCTCGCGTACCTCGGCGACCAGGCGCGCACCGCCGAGGCGTTTGTCTATGACGGGGGAGTGCGGTGGTACCGCACGGGCGACGCGGGCGAGCTGCTCGGCGGCATGCTCACGGTGACCGGGCGGCTCGATCGGGTGATCATCTCGGGCGGCATGAACGTCTCGCTCGACGAGGTTGAGCGCGTCGCGGGCGAGCAGCCGGGCTGGGCCGGCGCCGTGGCCGTGGGGGTCGCCGACCCGGAGTGGGGCGAGCGGCCGGTGCTCGTGCGCGCCGAGGGGGCATCGGTTGAGGGGTTCGAAGAGCCCGCGCCGTTTCCCGAGGTGCGCGAGGCGGTGCGCCGGGCGCTCGGCGTCGCGGCGGCGCCGGAGCGCGAGGTCGTGCTCGACGATCTCCCGCAGCTTGCGGGTGGCAAGCCCGATCGCGCGGCGATCCGCGAGCACGTGGCCCGGGGCTAG